AGGAAATTCTATTTTATTTTCCTTGTAATTGTTATCTTTCAATTATTATGTATTAGTAGTTTTCATAATCCTAGGTGGTTTAGGTTTTGGATATTTTGTTTTTTACTTATTTTGTAATCCCCTATATAAATGGAACACTTATTGAAACATATAACTATTCAGTATTCAATCTTCTAATCATGACAAGTGTTTAATTTATCGAACCATTTTGAAATAGAGAAACAAACAAATCCATCTCACACTTTTTCAAACAAAGGCCACAACACCAGGCTCATCCCTCCTCCCAGACATAGAAAACGCTTCGTCACGGTCAATGAACACAGTCTCACAGCCAACCGGTTTTCCCCACCCAAAATCCGACCCGTATAGACCAAACCGGTTCGACCTAACAATTGACACGGTCTGCGTACCCGGTTTCACGGTCATCGTCCCATTGATATACAATCCGCAAAGCGCTTCAACATTAAGCGAACCAACATCGTCCCATCAATATACAAGAACACGAATCTCTAGCATGTGGAGGAGCTCTTTGAGCTATCTTCAATGCTTGTCTGTAAAGTTTAAGCACTCGAGCTCTGAGAATAAAGCTCTGCAAATCTAAGGCATGAACCATAACAGAAGAAACTCCTGAGAAATAAAACAGACATGTTACGATTCGACCGATCAAACCACAGATACTGCTTGGAGTAGTCCGGTTTTTACAGGATAGATGAAATTAATTACGACCAGTTCTGTCACTTTGTATAACACACAGACCATCCAACTGACAACTGAACCAGCAAAGCTGTGGAAAAAATAACATTGATTTTAAATCTTATCTTCTTTTTTTAAAAACTTTTTTTTAGCATTTAAGTTTTTATTGTTACAATCTAACCAATCATTCATATATATCACTGTAGATGGGTAAGGACATATAAACTTTGAACCGAAAATTGAACTGGCACCAAACCAGAGAAACCAAACTCTAAACCAAACTGATTTACAAGACTAAAAATTACAGAATGAGAGTTTCTCTAACAACATCTATGCTCATTTCAGCTACGCTCATGCACCAATTCTCTCTTCTCTACCAGCTTTTCTAAATGCGTATATGTATGTGCATACCAATGGCCTCTCTATAAAACTCCCAAGATTCACTTGGTTCCGAAATAGCTTCTTGTCCAAAATGGTTCTTCTTGATGAAATCTTGAACTTTTTCAGCTTCTACTAACTTCTCCAGGTGACGTCTCAGATCACCACCATTATCTGGATTATGTATAAGACACTGATTCAACAAATCATTACCAAACCACTAAACTAATATAAAGCTGAATCAAAGGGGATAACAATTAGGGAGAGATGAAAGTTTTTACCTAAGGATGTATCTGTCTTGTTCTGATTGTTGTATGAGTGTGGGAGTATCACTGTATATGATCCAATCTCTGCTCCATTAGCAATCAACATTTTGCTAAAGGGAACTTAAGCCAAACAAGTGACAATCCGTCATACATAATGAGACTAGATTCTCCCTTAGGCGACAGTAAGCAAAATACTTAGAAATGAACAAAATGATAGAATGCTAGCAAAATATAACATATGCAGATTACTTGCCAGAGACGTTTTTCATAAGATATATATAACATTAACATGTGCTAATCGACAAGTGTGTGAAGTTTTACTAGCAATGACAGCTTTATTTTCTCAGATCGTTATAAAACTTCCACAAATTTCAGTATACCTTTTTCTAAAAATGTTTTGGTAGTGAATTTATTTCTAAATTAAGGCGACGTAAAAGAGGACATGATTTGATAAGGAAAGGAGATCAAAATAGACACATATTTGTAAAGTTGTATATTCTCCATTAACTTCTAGCTTCCTCTACACATTTGTATAACTCTATATATTGCAACCCACGGCCCAGCCACAACCAACACCACAAAATGGGCCGCAACCCACGGCCCAGCCAAACCAACCCTCCACCGAAGCCCAACCAATTTTACCCACTTCTCCACCAGGCCAAATTCAAACTCCTATCAATCCAAGCCCAACAACTACACTTGCACCTAATACTCAGCTCACACTATCTCTTCTGACTACTCAAACCCAAACTCAAAATAATGAAGTCCCGCACCAACCCTCGTCTTCTCCACCACCAAATCATCATCGGATGCAGACTCGTTCCAAGAATAATATTATCAAACCAATAAAGAAGCTTACTCTCACTGCTTCTCTCCTCAAATCACCAGCCTGCGAACCACGCACTATTCAACAAGCTCTCAAGGATAAACGTTGGTGTCCAGCAGCTACTACTGAGTTTGATGCGATGATGCAGAACAGAACTTGGGATCTTGTTCCTCCTCACCCAACACAAAATTTGGTCTCTTGTCGTTGGATCTTTACAACAAAGTACTTGCCTAATGGTGAAGTTGATCGTCGCAACGANNNNNNNNNNNNNNNNNNNNNNNNNNNNNNNNNNNNNNNNNNNNNNNNNNNNNNNNNNNNNNNNNNNNNNNNNNNNNNNNNNNNNNNNNNNNNNNNNNNNNNNNNNNNNNNNNNNNNNNNNNNNNNNNNNNNNNNNNNNNNNNNNNNNNNNNNNNNNNNNNNNNNNNNNNNNNNNNNNNNNNNNNNNNNNNNNNNNNNNNNNNNNNNNNNNNNNNNNNNNNNNNNNNNNNNNNNNNNNNTGCCTGGTATCAATCTCTGAAACAACATCTTCTCCATGGTGGCTTCACAAATTCTGCTGCCGACACATCCTTATTCATCAGACGGACTGGTACCTCAAACACCTATGTACTAGTCTATGTTGATGATATTTTAGTCACAGGAAACGACAATAACGTTATTGCAAGAGTTCTCCACTCCCTTGCTGATCGTTTCCCCATCAAAGACCCAACAGACCTTCATTACTTCCTTGGTATTGAAGCAACTCGAACCAAGAAAGGTCTCCATCTGATGCAGCGCAGATACATCCTTGATCTTCTCGCCAAAAACAACATGACTGAGGCTAAGCAGGTCTCTACTCCTCTGCCATCCTCTCCTAAGCTCACACTGGCCAGTGGTATTCCTCTTCAAGACCCAAGCCAATATCGCTCAGTGGTAGGAAGCTTACAATATCTTGCCTTCACAAGACCGGATATCACGTATGCTGTCAACCGTTTATCTCAATTCATGCACAAACCTACAGATGAACATTGGCAAGGAGCAAAGCGAGTTCTTCGTTATCTCGCTGGAACACCTTCTCATGGTCTTTTCCTCCAGCGACATTCGCCAATGACACTACATGGCTTCAGCGATGCAGACTGGGCAGGAGATACACATGATTACGTATCAACTAATGCCTATGTTGTCTACCTTGGCATTAACCCTATTTCTTGGTCATCAAAGAAGCAAAATGGTGGCGCCTGCTCGTCCACAGAGGCTGAGTATCGAGCTGTAGCTAACATCACCTCAGAGATGAACTGGATCACTTCACTACTAACAGAGCTTGGTTACAAACCACCTGCAGTCCCAGTTGTGTATTGTGACAATATTGGAGCCACCTATCTCTGTGCCAACCCGGTTTTTCATTCTCGAATGAAACACACGCCTTAGACTATCACTTTGTCCGGACTCAAATACAAGCTGGTGTTCTACGAGTCTCTCATGTCACTACTCGGGATCAACTTGCTGATGCTCTCACCAAACCTCTGCCACGACAACACTTCCAGCTGACAAGAATCAAGCTTGGAGTCACACAAGTCCCTCCAGCTTGAGGGGGTATGATAAGGAAAGGAGATCACATAGACACATATTTGTAAAGTTGTATATTCTCCATTAACTTCTAGCTTCCTCTACACGTTTGTATAACTCTATATATTGTAAATTCCTCTAAGTAATAAAGTAATACATTCAATCTATGTGATTGACCAATTGCATGAAGCTTTGATTCCAAAACGATTATCTGCGCTTCCAACAAAAACTGTTATATCTACGAGAGTTTTTTTCTATATAATGGCGGTGGAAGTTGGTACCATAACTCAAATTTGATTCTAATAAGTATTATAAATTGAACACTAAACATTGTGTTCAGTGTTTAAAAAAAAACACATTATTCTATAAGAAAGATTTGACAGATTCAGAATCTTTTCTTTAAAGTGTTCATTTTCCTAGTTTAGAATCTAACTTGAGTTTTGGCACCAATTTTCAAAAAGCAATTACTGTGTAGTAGTCAAAACACTCGATCGTGGATATAACATTTTTTTTTGTTGGAAGTGCAGACAATATTTTTAGACTCAAAACTTTTAAGCAGATTATCTAACATGTCCCTTTTCGTGGAACTTCAGTTTGGAAAACTTTTAGCAAATTTTTTTTTTTTTTTAATTTATGTTGAAATCTTTTAGGTTAAGATGAGATCTGCTTAAAGATTACTCTCAAAAAGATCAATAACGTTGACCTCCTTTCCTGTAAATTCAAACAAGAGACTTTTGAGATAATAAACCAAAAAACTTCTAGCTATCACACGAATTGATGTTTTTCCCTTGTTATCAAATATCCGGCTGATTCTTGCTTTACTTTTTTTTTTGTGCTAAGAATGTTAAATCATTAACTCGTTGACAAAAAAAAATAAAAACTGGTAATGAAAGTGATTACAAATGGTGAAACTTGAAATCCAAAGAGCTTCAAGAAGCTAATTTGCTTGTACAAGCCGCAAAAAAAGATTAAAAAAGCTTGTAGAACATAATAGGACTAATCTAGTAGACTAGATTAATGCTAAGGCTAATGATGTGTTTCTTTGCACTCATCATTTGAAGAGTTGAAATGACTGAGCCACCTTAAGCTGGAACCTGCAAAAGGAATTATAGGCCTCAAAGAAGTCTGATAACCAGAGTCCCATTGGGTGGGAGGGTGCAACTGCATTAGCCGGAAGAGGTGACCAAGCTCTGCATCAGCTTATACAGCGCTACCAACTCCAGAAATACCAGCAACAGCAAGCCTTAAGAGACTCATGAGCTTCACGGTGTGGAAGCAGGCGGTAGGGAAACGGCAGAAACCGGCCACAGACCAAGTCGGAAGGCTCGACGAGACTCAAAACAGGCAGCTAACATCTTCGGGCAGCCATAAAACAATCAAATGATTTAAGGACAATGTGAGCAAGAGCTCACAAACCAGGCGAGAGCTACTACGAAGGTGAGAGACTCCAGACGCCACAGCGGCTTAACTACGGGACAGCCCAAGATCCCTTGCCGATCTGCGAAGAGGAGGAGCTCACCAGAACCGAAATCACCAAACGCGTTGCTATGCAAAGAGACAGATCGAGCGACGGAGAATCCTCCACGATGGCCCCTACACCGTGCACCTGTGGGAAACAGAGAAGAGGAAATCACACTGACCAAAGGATAAGAAATCGACGACAGAGGGTCTGGAGAACAGAAAGGAAGGTTCCAGGAGAGGCAGCGACGCTCTCCACTCCCGACAAACCGTTTACCACTAGATCTGATCCAGATCTAAGAAAAGACCCTTTGTTGCGAGGGAATCCCTACTGGCGCCACCCATCGCTTCAGCTTGCTACACCTCGCTTCTCCTCCAGCGGCTTGACAGACGTCCGCCTTGCCGTTGTTTAGTCACCGGTGAACCAGAGAGGACTAGAGGAGAAAAGCATATCGGAGCAGATTGAGAGGAGAATATGATGGAGAGAGGCAAAAGAGAAGAAAAAGGAGACGCTGGCGTGGCGGAGAAGACCCGCACAGCAAGCTTGCCGTCGATCTCCTCCACTGGAACAGAGATCAGATGTTGGCGGCGCTAGGGTTTCAAGAGATTTGGGGGAGAGACTCTAGAGAGAAAAGCTTTCTCTCTCTCTTGTTTTTGCTCTTGCTTTACTTTTATAGAGCGGAAGCAAGCAAATATTATTAATCATGTACAATAAACAACAAATGATAGATACATCAATAAGCATATCTGAAAATAAATTAAGCTGCATATATCTGGTGTCTTTGATGACATTCTATCACGGCTATTTGCAAAATTTATCCGTTTCTTGTTACAAAAAAAAATCCGATTATACAAAACA
This genomic interval from Brassica oleracea var. oleracea cultivar TO1000 chromosome C2, BOL, whole genome shotgun sequence contains the following:
- the LOC106324409 gene encoding uncharacterized mitochondrial protein AtMg00810-like, which produces MQTRSKNNIIKPIKKLTLTASLLKSPACEPRTIQQALKDKRWCPAATTEFDAMMQNRTWDLVPPHPTQNLVSCRWIFTTKYLPNVTGNDNNVIARVLHSLADRFPIKDPTDLHYFLGIEATRTKKGLHLMQRRYILDLLAKNNMTEAKQVSTPLPSSPKLTLASGIPLQDPSQYRSVVGSLQYLAFTRPDITYAVNRLSQFMHKPTDEHWQGAKRVLRYLAGTPSHGLFLQRHSPMTLHGFSDADWAGDTHDYVSTNAYVVYLGINPISWSSKKQNGGACSSTEAEYRAVANITSEMNWITSLLTELGYKPPAVPVVYCDNIGATYLCANPVFHSRMKHTP